A single genomic interval of Palaeococcus ferrophilus DSM 13482 harbors:
- a CDS encoding Cdc6/Cdc18 family protein: MGVIDIFEKAVEEKGILLNPSVLSDTYVPEKLLFRDEEIGKIARNLAKFFKSDYPDNTLIFGPPGTGKTHAIKMVSRDYNAFAREKGFPSQAVYVNAKDKSYFQVLVELLHSLGIEFPSRGFGVGEAVSALADHLKGLEGTYIFIFDEIDKMKRTSRDNEDPMNALIYRMSRLDELTGELKTAFVVISNRGDIMQRLEYFTRSKFIPEIVYFREYDAREIAEILHDRVEKAFIEGTVSEDAINYLAALIKQGGKDLRWGFRVLKEAAELAKDKLTREEINRAIEVVERNMLQEAIKGLDVTQLLVLYSVALMEDSGNVPRTGHVYSAYKLLCEKLNYPSRTMRHITHFVVPKLETQGLMTVSEKSFGRGKGRSLVYHIDEEPVKILSLIENELAIRLGTTVRHATDEDILRFYREW; this comes from the coding sequence ATGGGAGTCATTGACATCTTTGAGAAGGCAGTGGAGGAGAAGGGAATACTTCTTAACCCCTCGGTGCTTAGCGATACGTACGTTCCGGAGAAGCTTCTATTTAGGGACGAGGAGATAGGCAAAATAGCAAGGAATCTCGCCAAGTTCTTCAAGAGCGATTACCCCGACAACACCCTGATATTCGGCCCCCCGGGGACGGGAAAGACCCACGCGATTAAGATGGTCTCCAGGGACTACAACGCCTTTGCACGCGAAAAGGGCTTTCCCTCGCAGGCCGTTTACGTGAACGCCAAGGACAAATCGTACTTCCAGGTTCTGGTGGAGCTCCTTCATTCCCTCGGCATAGAGTTCCCTTCGAGGGGCTTTGGGGTGGGGGAAGCAGTATCGGCACTCGCTGATCACCTGAAGGGCCTTGAGGGGACCTACATCTTCATATTCGACGAGATAGACAAGATGAAGCGCACATCGCGGGACAACGAGGATCCGATGAACGCGCTCATCTACCGCATGTCTCGCCTTGACGAACTTACGGGCGAACTTAAGACGGCCTTCGTGGTGATATCCAACAGGGGGGACATAATGCAACGCCTGGAGTACTTTACGCGCTCGAAGTTCATCCCCGAGATAGTGTACTTCAGGGAGTACGACGCCCGTGAAATAGCCGAGATACTGCACGATAGGGTGGAGAAGGCTTTCATAGAGGGCACCGTAAGCGAGGACGCGATAAACTACCTCGCGGCCCTCATAAAGCAGGGAGGGAAAGACCTTCGCTGGGGCTTCAGGGTTCTCAAGGAGGCCGCGGAACTGGCCAAAGATAAGCTCACGAGGGAGGAGATAAACAGGGCCATAGAGGTCGTGGAGAGGAACATGCTTCAGGAGGCAATAAAGGGGCTCGACGTTACCCAGCTCCTTGTACTGTACTCCGTGGCTCTCATGGAGGACAGCGGCAACGTCCCGAGAACGGGGCACGTGTATTCCGCCTACAAACTCCTCTGCGAGAAGCTAAACTACCCGTCGAGGACAATGAGGCACATAACGCACTTCGTGGTTCCCAAGCTCGAGACCCAGGGCCTCATGACGGTCAGCGAGAAGAGCTTTGGCCGCGGTAAGGGGAGGAGCCTGGTCTACCACATAGACGAGGAGCCCGTTAAGATACTCTCCCTCATCGAGAATGAGCTGGCGATACGCCTCGGAACCACCGTAAGGCACGCCACGGACGAGGACATCCTTAGGTTCTATCGGGAGTGGTAA
- a CDS encoding serine protein kinase RIO, translated as MKNLDREIFRALGIDEEREKDSELYKVFSEVFDKTTLGSLEYLKKRKHFERFLGVISTGKEANVFVGEGEEKVAIKIYRTYTTEFRRLWEYLAGDPRVGYLPKDIRKLVFIWTRREFKNLQRAMKYAVRAPEPYAFRNNVLVMEFIGDENPAPRLKDVERSLEKSDFEDIYAFLMSSIEKLWKRGEMVHGDLSEYNVLIWDTPVIIDWSQATVRRNRMSAELLMRDLRNVSNYFARKGLDVESPEEKFRELMEYG; from the coding sequence ATGAAGAACCTCGACAGGGAAATCTTCCGCGCCCTCGGGATAGACGAGGAGCGCGAGAAGGACAGCGAGCTCTACAAGGTCTTCAGCGAGGTATTCGACAAAACCACCCTGGGCAGCCTCGAGTACCTCAAAAAGAGGAAACACTTCGAGCGCTTCCTCGGCGTTATCTCCACGGGCAAGGAGGCCAACGTCTTCGTGGGAGAGGGCGAGGAGAAGGTCGCCATAAAGATTTACAGAACGTACACCACGGAGTTCCGCCGCCTCTGGGAGTATCTGGCGGGTGACCCAAGGGTTGGCTACCTTCCAAAGGACATCCGAAAGCTCGTGTTCATATGGACCCGGAGGGAGTTCAAGAACCTCCAGAGGGCCATGAAGTACGCGGTCAGGGCACCGGAACCCTACGCCTTTCGCAACAACGTCCTCGTGATGGAGTTCATAGGTGATGAAAACCCGGCTCCCCGCCTCAAGGACGTCGAAAGGAGCCTTGAAAAGTCGGATTTCGAGGATATTTACGCGTTCCTGATGTCATCCATAGAGAAGCTCTGGAAGAGGGGCGAGATGGTTCACGGCGATCTGAGCGAGTACAACGTGCTGATATGGGACACGCCGGTGATAATAGACTGGTCCCAGGCGACCGTAAGGAGGAACCGCATGTCGGCGGAGCTCCTCATGAGGGACCTGAGAAACGTTTCAAACTACTTCGCGAGAAAAGGCCTCGACGTGGAGAGCCCGGAGGAAAAGTTCAGGGAGTTGATGGAGTATGGATGA
- a CDS encoding DUF2226 domain-containing protein: MQLPSVEPLKENIVVTSREGLAGEIREALERGSGLFLKVFTKDRTAKYYFTILIGRRKIIAAEGEVVDTGEKLVGAAALKKLLELVDNPMIVDVFGLDEISLKISIADNIDLYNATPKLDVEEFMRGRVPEGKAETQVLPAPAPKKKEAPPAKKEAEKPKVEEPKVETPKPAEAEKEEKVPETRVSIEVEGPAALKGVVSEALNEYLEEIGKEIQKLKDVILTEAIIRASIGSGVVHIAVDFKGQSLGGSTEAGIAKRKVMYFINRHLPVIGRNTGLKPLLDKVNVEISGVGKEFTEKPAETRRKREEARIVVNSPNEYRAFFMAFSKNVVKDLNSPEFRVTHFEVTAIQNSGLEVNVFVKGKSPTLSHAAAASRAEGIIKNHLRNLSREIRLSTKLNYVDVVVDREEAPAGVRAPSPAAPAARPAVESSEKVKEIMEKKKLIEAEVEKLLKEAGVEELAAITEAKKEESTQTLIKSRIEPAMNKLKSAIQRELSTIPRTKFRWLKMNWDIVNNTVEVSFEVSFGREAQEGLFGSFSTVSDEAIKKEARDTILRIMREVGREHGVVIKLKNLRVMVR; encoded by the coding sequence ATGCAGCTTCCCTCGGTGGAACCATTGAAGGAAAACATCGTTGTGACGTCCAGGGAGGGTCTTGCGGGGGAGATACGCGAGGCACTGGAACGGGGTTCAGGGCTCTTTCTCAAGGTATTTACGAAGGACCGGACGGCGAAGTACTACTTCACTATTCTCATCGGGCGCAGGAAAATCATCGCTGCAGAGGGAGAGGTAGTTGACACCGGCGAGAAGCTCGTGGGTGCCGCGGCGCTCAAAAAGCTCCTGGAGCTGGTGGATAACCCCATGATCGTGGACGTCTTCGGGCTCGATGAGATAAGCCTGAAGATATCCATCGCGGACAACATAGACCTATACAATGCCACGCCAAAGCTTGACGTAGAGGAGTTTATGAGGGGGCGGGTACCCGAAGGAAAGGCCGAAACCCAAGTTTTGCCGGCACCGGCCCCAAAGAAAAAGGAAGCTCCCCCGGCGAAGAAGGAGGCCGAGAAGCCCAAGGTCGAGGAGCCAAAGGTGGAGACACCAAAGCCCGCGGAAGCAGAAAAAGAGGAGAAAGTCCCGGAAACCAGGGTTAGTATTGAGGTTGAAGGACCCGCTGCCCTTAAGGGGGTCGTTTCAGAGGCCCTCAACGAGTACCTCGAGGAAATAGGGAAGGAGATTCAGAAGCTCAAGGACGTGATACTGACCGAAGCCATCATCCGCGCCTCCATAGGAAGCGGCGTTGTGCACATCGCGGTGGACTTCAAGGGGCAGAGCCTCGGGGGGAGCACCGAGGCGGGCATAGCCAAGAGAAAGGTAATGTACTTCATCAACAGGCACCTCCCGGTTATAGGGCGCAACACCGGGCTAAAACCTCTCCTCGATAAGGTCAACGTTGAGATAAGCGGTGTTGGCAAGGAGTTCACGGAGAAACCGGCAGAAACCCGGCGTAAAAGGGAGGAGGCAAGGATAGTCGTCAACTCCCCGAACGAGTACAGGGCATTCTTCATGGCCTTCTCGAAGAACGTCGTGAAGGACCTCAATTCCCCTGAGTTCAGGGTTACCCACTTCGAGGTAACGGCGATCCAGAACTCCGGCCTGGAGGTCAACGTCTTCGTCAAGGGCAAGTCCCCAACGCTATCACACGCGGCGGCCGCCAGCAGGGCGGAGGGCATAATAAAGAACCATCTGCGTAACCTCTCAAGGGAGATAAGACTCTCCACAAAACTCAACTATGTTGATGTCGTTGTTGATCGGGAGGAGGCTCCTGCGGGAGTTAGGGCCCCATCTCCGGCCGCTCCTGCGGCACGGCCAGCGGTCGAGAGCTCCGAGAAGGTCAAGGAAATCATGGAAAAGAAGAAGCTCATAGAGGCGGAGGTCGAGAAGCTCCTCAAGGAGGCCGGAGTTGAGGAGCTTGCAGCTATCACGGAGGCCAAGAAGGAGGAAAGCACCCAGACCCTCATCAAGAGCCGCATCGAGCCGGCCATGAACAAACTCAAGTCCGCGATACAGAGGGAACTCTCCACGATACCCCGCACGAAGTTCAGGTGGCTGAAGATGAACTGGGACATCGTAAACAACACCGTGGAAGTGTCCTTCGAGGTGAGCTTTGGAAGGGAGGCGCAGGAGGGCCTTTTCGGCTCGTTCTCCACGGTCTCGGATGAGGCCATAAAGAAGGAGGCGCGGGACACGATACTCCGCATCATGCGCGAGGTGGGAAGGGAGCACGGCGTGGTGATAAAGCTCAAGAACCTGAGGGTTATGGTGCGCTGA
- a CDS encoding ACT domain-containing protein, producing MWGRLEHYFDEYPVRKQIAKTLLKYGLRVTDDMKIKAGDIEVPYTKVAKALDVDRRVVKETVGMILKIPELREIYKNLEPTVHMKYVGRHVGYGVIEIEPEPRAVGILAKIAQKIADRGINIVQVVAEDPELYPEATLTIITEKGIPGELINELSKLEGVKRISIY from the coding sequence ATGTGGGGAAGGCTTGAGCATTACTTTGATGAGTACCCGGTCAGGAAGCAGATAGCAAAGACCCTACTCAAGTACGGCCTGAGGGTAACGGACGACATGAAGATAAAAGCGGGCGACATAGAGGTTCCCTACACCAAGGTTGCCAAGGCACTCGACGTGGACAGGCGCGTCGTCAAGGAGACCGTGGGAATGATACTCAAAATACCCGAGCTCAGGGAGATTTACAAGAACCTCGAGCCCACCGTTCATATGAAGTACGTTGGAAGGCACGTGGGCTACGGCGTCATAGAAATAGAGCCCGAGCCGAGGGCCGTTGGAATACTCGCAAAGATAGCCCAGAAGATAGCGGACAGGGGAATAAACATCGTCCAGGTTGTTGCTGAGGACCCCGAACTCTATCCCGAGGCCACGCTCACCATAATCACCGAGAAGGGAATCCCCGGTGAGCTGATAAACGAGCTCTCGAAGCTTGAGGGCGTGAAGAGGATATCAATCTACTGA
- a CDS encoding PRC-barrel domain-containing protein: MVMRLSRLYGKQIYNTRGNYVGYVDEVLIEIGQGGGKVLALGLPGEKVGVPYERVTAIGDIILVRAKED, from the coding sequence ATGGTGATGCGCCTGTCCCGGCTCTACGGAAAGCAGATTTACAACACACGTGGCAACTACGTGGGATACGTTGATGAGGTCCTGATTGAAATCGGCCAGGGAGGCGGGAAGGTTCTCGCCCTCGGACTCCCGGGAGAAAAGGTTGGCGTGCCCTACGAGAGGGTCACGGCCATAGGCGACATAATACTTGTGAGGGCGAAGGAGGACTAG
- a CDS encoding DHH family phosphoesterase — MKVIILGGGAIGRALADALKGELEVVIVEKDEIRAKSLSESGFKVVGDDFGYTATLLKAGIDTADLVVITSMDVATIKRAVQVIRTNNQDVPIITILPDGVSGEELQREIEEELEFEAKINYGISPKDALSKYILGIVEEFSKRKSANKLQKKLLELRERGESILIVMHDNPDPDAIGAAYALSRIAQNAGFKVRIVHGGEITHHENRALVNLLGIELMKISEGSYEIKRHPFIALVDCQPNGNVTILQPDDLKKVEILIDHHQILESLRERISEEAFVDIRPEAKASSSILVEYLNGLKVNLDTKLATALFYGIYTDTKKFSKLSHIELDAIKLLANKVDYELLDKVEHPDISTEAAEILAKAILNRKTYKNVAISNVGFISNRDAIAQAADFLLRLEGISTVLVFGIVDDKIEISARTNDVRVNVGKVLKEAFSGIGSAGGHAQMGGARINLGIFTLAKDKNSLLRLAEEAITEKFLEALGIKEG, encoded by the coding sequence ATGAAGGTGATAATACTCGGTGGGGGGGCCATAGGGCGGGCACTGGCCGATGCCCTTAAGGGTGAGCTTGAGGTAGTGATCGTGGAGAAGGATGAAATCCGGGCAAAGTCTCTATCCGAAAGCGGTTTTAAGGTGGTGGGTGACGATTTTGGATATACGGCCACCCTCCTCAAAGCGGGGATAGACACGGCTGATCTCGTTGTGATAACCTCCATGGACGTTGCCACGATAAAGAGGGCCGTTCAGGTCATAAGGACGAACAACCAGGACGTCCCGATAATAACGATACTTCCCGACGGGGTATCTGGGGAGGAGCTCCAGAGGGAGATAGAGGAGGAACTTGAGTTCGAGGCCAAAATCAACTACGGCATCTCCCCCAAGGACGCGCTCTCGAAGTACATCCTCGGCATAGTGGAGGAGTTCTCGAAGAGGAAGAGTGCCAACAAACTCCAGAAGAAGCTGCTCGAGCTCAGGGAGAGGGGTGAATCCATCCTCATCGTGATGCACGACAACCCTGACCCTGACGCCATCGGTGCGGCCTACGCACTCTCCAGAATAGCCCAGAACGCCGGATTTAAGGTGCGCATCGTCCACGGGGGAGAGATAACGCACCACGAGAACAGGGCCCTCGTGAACCTCCTCGGGATAGAGCTGATGAAAATCTCGGAGGGTTCCTACGAGATAAAGAGACACCCCTTCATAGCGCTCGTGGACTGCCAGCCAAACGGGAACGTGACGATACTACAGCCCGACGACCTCAAGAAGGTGGAGATACTAATTGACCACCACCAGATACTGGAGAGCCTAAGGGAGCGCATCTCCGAGGAGGCCTTCGTTGACATAAGGCCCGAGGCAAAGGCGTCCTCATCAATCCTCGTGGAGTACCTCAACGGTCTCAAGGTAAACCTCGATACCAAACTGGCCACCGCCCTCTTCTACGGCATCTACACCGACACGAAGAAGTTCTCAAAGCTGAGCCACATAGAGCTCGACGCCATAAAGCTCCTCGCGAACAAAGTGGACTACGAGCTTCTGGACAAGGTGGAGCACCCCGACATCTCGACGGAGGCCGCAGAGATACTCGCGAAGGCGATACTCAACAGGAAGACGTACAAGAACGTTGCCATATCCAACGTAGGTTTCATAAGCAACCGCGATGCGATAGCACAGGCTGCCGACTTCCTCCTGCGCCTTGAGGGAATCTCAACCGTCCTCGTCTTCGGAATAGTGGACGACAAGATTGAAATTTCCGCCAGAACAAACGACGTCCGTGTGAACGTGGGGAAGGTTCTCAAGGAAGCTTTTTCGGGCATAGGGAGCGCCGGTGGTCACGCCCAGATGGGGGGCGCGAGGATAAACCTCGGAATATTCACCCTCGCAAAGGACAAGAACTCACTCCTCCGCCTGGCAGAGGAGGCGATCACAGAAAAGTTTTTGGAGGCACTTGGAATAAAAGAGGGCTAG
- the pheS gene encoding phenylalanine--tRNA ligase subunit alpha, producing MELTNHEKLTLIKLAEMKRGDVRELVERTGLDQVAVMRALLGLKSKGLALLHEKGYRVVVPTDTARVYAEKGLPERRALALLVERGSARLSELSEVLSEDELKPIVGLLRKEGWANVRKDGELVLEVTEKGKAAVGTERPIEKALSLLVERGEVPLEEIQKLVPVKELKRRKIAEEDSKTERIVEITPEGEALVAKGIELREEVSTLTPELIKSGKWREVEFRRYNISAPVKAVHPGKKQPYRAFLDKIRRKLIEMGFIEMTVESLIETQFWNFDALFQPQNHPAREWTDTYRLKYPESGHLPDEALVERVKAAHERGIAGSRGWGYIWSPERAMLLMPRAHGTALSGRQLAKGVEIPGKYFTIQRVFRPDVLDRTHLIEFNQVDGFVVGEELNFRHLLGILKRFAVEIAGAKKVKFLPDYYPFTEPSVQMSAYHPELGWVEFGGAGIFREEMTRALGIDAPVIAWGIGIDRLAMFKLGIDDIRYLFSYNLKWLREAKLVW from the coding sequence ATGGAGCTAACCAACCATGAGAAGCTCACTCTCATAAAGCTGGCTGAAATGAAGAGGGGAGATGTTAGGGAACTCGTTGAGAGAACCGGTCTTGACCAGGTTGCCGTTATGCGTGCCCTCCTGGGTCTTAAGAGCAAGGGGCTCGCGCTTCTCCATGAAAAGGGCTACCGCGTCGTGGTTCCAACCGATACCGCCAGGGTATATGCCGAGAAGGGCCTCCCGGAGAGGCGCGCCCTGGCCCTCCTCGTGGAGAGGGGCTCGGCCCGCCTTTCGGAGCTCTCGGAGGTTTTGAGCGAGGACGAGCTCAAGCCGATAGTTGGCCTCCTGAGGAAGGAGGGATGGGCTAACGTCAGGAAGGATGGGGAGCTGGTACTAGAGGTTACGGAGAAGGGAAAAGCGGCCGTTGGGACGGAGAGGCCCATCGAAAAGGCCCTGTCTCTGCTCGTCGAGAGGGGTGAGGTTCCCCTTGAGGAAATTCAAAAGCTCGTCCCCGTGAAGGAGCTCAAGAGGAGGAAGATAGCGGAGGAAGATAGCAAGACCGAGCGTATCGTGGAGATAACGCCGGAAGGAGAGGCACTCGTGGCTAAGGGAATAGAGCTCCGCGAGGAGGTCTCCACTCTTACCCCCGAGCTGATAAAGTCCGGCAAGTGGAGGGAAGTTGAGTTCAGGCGTTACAATATAAGCGCCCCCGTTAAAGCGGTCCATCCCGGCAAAAAGCAGCCATACAGAGCATTCTTGGACAAGATAAGGCGGAAGCTCATAGAGATGGGCTTCATTGAGATGACGGTTGAGAGCCTCATAGAGACCCAGTTCTGGAACTTCGATGCGCTCTTCCAGCCTCAGAACCACCCGGCGAGGGAGTGGACCGACACCTACAGGCTCAAGTATCCCGAGAGCGGCCATCTGCCCGATGAAGCGCTCGTCGAAAGAGTAAAAGCGGCCCACGAAAGGGGAATAGCAGGCTCAAGGGGATGGGGCTATATATGGTCACCCGAGAGGGCGATGCTCCTGATGCCGAGGGCCCATGGAACGGCTTTGAGCGGAAGGCAGCTCGCGAAGGGCGTCGAGATACCGGGCAAGTACTTCACGATACAGCGCGTTTTCAGGCCGGACGTTCTGGATAGAACGCACCTCATCGAGTTCAACCAGGTTGATGGGTTCGTCGTGGGGGAGGAACTCAACTTCAGGCACCTCCTCGGTATACTCAAGCGCTTCGCCGTTGAGATCGCCGGGGCGAAGAAGGTCAAGTTCCTGCCGGATTACTACCCCTTCACAGAGCCGAGCGTGCAGATGAGCGCATACCACCCGGAGCTCGGGTGGGTCGAGTTCGGCGGTGCGGGAATATTTAGAGAAGAAATGACGCGGGCCCTTGGGATTGATGCCCCCGTCATAGCCTGGGGAATAGGCATAGACAGGCTTGCCATGTTCAAGCTCGGGATAGACGACATCCGCTACCTCTTCAGCTACAACCTGAAGTGGCTCAGGGAAGCGAAGCTCGTGTGGTGA
- a CDS encoding DUF835 domain-containing protein, with product MEMPWWIVAEGMLVLLLDLVAFGFLFRVYLKNRRRSALFMGLAWFFDFLAMVAAFSFHEIANSLLLVIFSILIFQGTIELLKEENGKLALGNALVFSSAPVLLLVYTWLFISFKKPLMVANPVEILDEILVAIAWVSAGLMACIGAFFTKRLEFVYSRKATRLFWGLFFFGLHLFPYPFFKDEHWYAPIGLTASLILIAFLTATYVSLANSEKFMSLKPHPTEVPELKPGVIVTTREEYTTLKEKLKDASVLAFTRDITNVPSTWVAYFITTAIKDEPNAISPTDLAKMSELVYNYYRRMSSANVMGVVVFDALEHVMMYNGLEVTLKFLSKLKDFAQLYNGSLIVVAEKEAFEEKEWNLLMRLME from the coding sequence ATGGAGATGCCCTGGTGGATAGTTGCCGAAGGTATGCTTGTGCTGCTTCTTGACCTTGTAGCGTTCGGATTCCTTTTCAGGGTTTACCTTAAAAATAGGAGACGTTCCGCCCTCTTCATGGGGCTTGCATGGTTCTTTGATTTTCTGGCGATGGTTGCCGCGTTTTCGTTCCACGAGATCGCCAATTCTTTGCTGCTCGTTATCTTTTCAATCCTGATATTCCAGGGTACCATAGAACTCCTGAAAGAGGAGAACGGGAAACTGGCACTTGGCAACGCACTCGTGTTCTCCAGCGCCCCGGTACTTTTGCTGGTGTACACGTGGCTTTTCATAAGCTTCAAGAAACCTTTGATGGTCGCCAACCCCGTGGAAATCCTGGACGAAATCCTCGTGGCCATTGCATGGGTCAGTGCGGGACTTATGGCCTGCATAGGGGCGTTCTTCACGAAGAGACTTGAGTTCGTTTACAGCAGGAAGGCCACAAGGCTGTTCTGGGGACTCTTTTTCTTCGGTCTCCATCTGTTCCCCTATCCATTCTTTAAGGACGAACACTGGTACGCGCCCATAGGTCTCACCGCCTCTCTCATCCTCATAGCGTTCCTGACTGCTACCTACGTTTCCCTGGCCAATTCCGAGAAGTTCATGAGCCTGAAGCCCCATCCCACCGAGGTGCCCGAGCTCAAACCCGGGGTTATCGTGACCACGCGCGAGGAGTACACAACGCTCAAGGAGAAGCTAAAGGACGCGTCGGTTCTGGCGTTCACGCGCGATATAACAAACGTCCCCTCCACGTGGGTGGCCTACTTCATAACCACAGCGATAAAGGACGAACCAAACGCCATCTCCCCCACTGACCTCGCAAAGATGAGCGAGCTGGTGTACAACTACTACCGCAGGATGAGCAGCGCCAACGTCATGGGTGTCGTTGTCTTCGATGCGCTGGAGCACGTTATGATGTACAACGGTCTTGAGGTCACCCTCAAGTTCCTAAGCAAACTCAAGGACTTTGCACAGCTCTACAACGGGAGCCTCATCGTGGTGGCCGAGAAGGAGGCCTTTGAGGAGAAGGAGTGGAACCTCTTAATGAGGCTCATGGAGTAG
- the eif1A gene encoding translation initiation factor eIF-1A, with protein MFMCAYHGRGRGRSGGHKKRNTNQGGEEVIRVPLPRANEGQVFGIVEQALGSGWMDVRCADGKIRRCRIPGRFRRKMWVRIGDVVIVQPWPVQSDERGDIVYRYTRTQVDWLLRRGKITQDFISGSLEL; from the coding sequence ATGTTCATGTGTGCGTATCACGGTAGGGGAAGGGGAAGGTCCGGAGGCCATAAAAAGAGGAACACCAATCAGGGAGGCGAGGAAGTCATTAGGGTTCCGCTCCCGAGGGCCAACGAGGGCCAGGTGTTTGGGATAGTCGAGCAGGCTCTCGGCTCTGGATGGATGGACGTTCGCTGCGCCGATGGGAAGATAAGGCGCTGCAGAATCCCCGGAAGGTTCAGGAGAAAGATGTGGGTTAGGATAGGCGACGTCGTTATAGTTCAGCCCTGGCCCGTTCAGTCGGACGAGAGGGGCGATATCGTCTACCGCTACACGAGGACGCAGGTGGACTGGCTCCTCAGAAGGGGCAAGATTACCCAGGACTTCATCTCGGGAAGCCTCGAGCTCTGA
- a CDS encoding DUF3216 domain-containing protein, whose translation MEDVERVKRLCASLGRDDLVRRIDSFVGMTRALESKRGEDFIKLQVYGFLEGILVGIGEAEELLGEIREKRRALDELFRNPRVQLEE comes from the coding sequence ATGGAGGACGTTGAGAGGGTTAAGAGGCTCTGCGCTTCCCTGGGCAGGGACGACCTCGTGAGGAGGATAGACTCCTTCGTGGGGATGACGAGGGCTCTTGAATCCAAGAGGGGAGAAGATTTCATAAAGCTCCAGGTTTACGGCTTCCTCGAGGGTATTCTCGTTGGGATTGGTGAAGCCGAGGAGCTGCTCGGGGAGATAAGGGAAAAGAGACGTGCCCTTGATGAGCTCTTCAGGAACCCCCGCGTCCAGCTTGAGGAGTGA
- a CDS encoding KH domain-containing protein — protein MDEEIYNEEYLKIPRERVGVLIGKSGETKKELEDRTKTHIEVDSESGEVFISSTEETDDPLAVWKARDVVRAIGRGFSPERAFRLLEEGETLEVIDLTDVVIGKDKNALPRVRGRIIGRRGRTRELIEEMSGTYVSVYGKTVAIIGNPIQVEVAKSAIEKLIRGSKHGSVYRFLEKRKRDIDLELAKY, from the coding sequence ATGGATGAGGAAATTTACAACGAGGAATACCTCAAAATACCCAGGGAGCGTGTTGGTGTCCTCATCGGGAAGAGCGGAGAGACCAAAAAGGAACTCGAGGACAGGACGAAGACGCACATCGAGGTGGACAGCGAGAGCGGTGAGGTCTTCATAAGCTCAACCGAGGAAACGGACGACCCCCTTGCCGTCTGGAAAGCGAGAGATGTGGTTAGAGCGATAGGGCGCGGATTTTCTCCCGAGAGGGCCTTCCGTCTCCTTGAGGAGGGTGAAACTCTAGAGGTCATAGACCTCACGGACGTGGTCATAGGAAAGGATAAGAACGCCCTCCCGCGCGTGAGGGGCAGGATAATCGGGAGGAGAGGGAGAACGAGAGAGCTCATAGAGGAGATGAGCGGCACGTACGTTAGCGTTTATGGGAAAACCGTCGCTATAATAGGCAACCCGATACAGGTTGAGGTCGCCAAGTCTGCCATTGAGAAGCTCATACGGGGCTCCAAGCACGGCTCCGTTTACAGGTTCCTCGAGAAGAGAAAGAGGGACATAGACCTCGAACTTGCCAAATACTGA